In a genomic window of Vigna angularis cultivar LongXiaoDou No.4 chromosome 6, ASM1680809v1, whole genome shotgun sequence:
- the LOC108345591 gene encoding uncharacterized protein LOC108345591 produces the protein MVCVSTVKSLNVLPLASWRPSTRVCGGSGGTVTMEGQKRPSPKTRRKSSYGTSRKSILKKSFSQEQVTFTAPISDDPLVAVIGGGISGLICALFLEARGVRSTVFDTGIHGLGGRLGTRVVDPHPLKFDHAAQFFTVNDSRFAEIVNGWMERGLVREWHGTVGELHNGGGFVPFVPSPRRYVATNGMRFLADSLLSQARLVNVVRPCWISKLEPFNGSWHLSENGKPCGKFDAIVIAHNGKCANRLLMTSGLPLIAKQMKRLELSSIWALLAAFEDPLPFSGSTEVVPFEGAFVRGVDSVSWMANNTKKLLISQSGGPHCWTFLSTAAYGKQNKVPQENIPSATAAKVKAGMLEGVESALGLSKGSLPKPSYTRLQLWGAALPTNTPGVPCIFDPFGRAGICGDWLLGSNIEAAVLSGIALANHIADYFQSPGTNAEEFAIGLNHEFQPLEGHDIGQFPGLGSEEKLNEGQAYELTK, from the exons ATGGTTTGTGTGAGTACAGTGAAGAGCTTGAACGTATTACCCCTTGCCTCGTGGCGGCCCTCCACACGTGTGTGTGGTGGAAGCGGTGGCACGGTGACGATGGAGGGGCAAAAACGTCCTTCCCCCAAAACCCGTAGGAAATCGTCGTACGGAACTTCTAGAAAGTCTATTCTGAAGAAATCCTTCAGTCAAGAACAAGTCACTTTCACCGCTCCTATCTCCGACGACCCCCTCGTTGCCGTCATCGGCGGCGGCATCTCCGGCCTTATCTGCGCTCTCTTCCTCGAGGCACGCGGCGTTCGCTCCACCGTGTTCGATACC GGTATTCACGGTCTTGGAGGAAGATTGGGAACCAGAGTCGTCGATCCTCATCCGTTAAAATTTGATCATGCGGCTCAGTTCTTTACCGTGAACGATTCTCGCTTTGCTGAAATCGTCAACGGTTGGATGGAGAGGGGTTTGGTGCGTGAGTGGCATGGTACCGTTGGAGAGCTTCACAATGGTGGTGGATTTGTTCCGTTTGTACCCTCTCCTCGGAGATACGTAGCCACCAATGGAATGCGCTTCCTTGCTGATTCTTTACTGTCTCAG GCTCGCTTGGTTAATGTGGTGAGGCCATGCTGGATCAGTAAATTGGAGCCGTTTAATGGGTCCTGGCACTTGAGTGAAAATGGCAAGCCTTGTGGCAAGTTCGATGCCATTGTTATCGCACACAATG GAAAATGTGCCAATCGCTTGCTTATGACATCAGGATTACCATTAATTGCGAAACAAATGAAG AGGCTGGAGTTGAGTTCAATATGGGCCCTTCTAGCAGCTTTTGAGGACCCTCTCCCTTTTTCAGGAAGCACAGAAGTAGTTCCTTTTGAAGGAGCTTTTGTGAGAGGAGTTGATTCAGTGTCATGGATGGCCAATAATACGAAGAAACTACTGATTTCCCAGAGTGGTGGTCCTCACTGTTGGACATTTCTGAGCACTGCTGCTTATGGAAAACAGAATAAGGTTCCACAG GAAAACATTCCTTCTGCTACAGCGGCAAAGGTAAAGGCTGGAATGCTAGAGGGTGTTGAATCTGCCCTTGGACTATCAAAAGGGTCCCTTCCAAAACCTTCGTATACCAGGCTTCAACTATG GGGTGCAGCTCTTCCAACTAATACACCTGGAGTTCCTTGCATCTTTGATCCCTTTGGAAGGGCTGGGATATGTGGTGATTGGCTGCTGGGTTCTAATATAGAGGCAGCTGTCTTAAGTGGAATTGCTCTAGCGAACCAT ATTGCAGATTATTTCCAAAGCCCCGGAACTAACGCTGAAGAGTTTGCTATTGGTTTAAATCACGAGTTTCAACCACTGGAAGGTCATGATATTGGACAATTCCCTGGTTTGGGATCAGAAGAAAAGCTGAATGAAGGCCAAGCCTACGAACTTACCAAGTAG
- the LOC108345592 gene encoding protein WVD2-like 1 isoform X2 yields the protein MGCIKLDHESKSTMGREVTGLQVMDKKPNGSIAASNGSLSDRMRVSPKIAAMVQAMDHDIKESTEANPSEKHHERKDVSSGKSTKLNVVLPEEKKSEKSEIQKMDDNKDLSSPVVDKELPSPSAPQPSDHVTEKHVTHAPAAHTEAAATGLNLSPKANNIHSPNSSKNSQPSSPFSPRKSLHYDDKKHVDDEDNWSVTSSVASARTAKCKVTVGSAPNFRCSDRAEKRREFYMKLEEKHRALEEEKNQYEARKKEEDDAAIKQLRKNLVIKAKPVPSFYYEGPPPRTELKKLPLTRPKSPKLSRRKSCGDAANVPTTHICTIGRRSVDMNTKHHNPATHKTKDPVTGRKSNGNLKSKERPKLDKETAPKIREQTNADISVQS from the exons ATGGGGTGTATTAAGTTAGACCATGAGAGCAAGAG CACCATGGGAAGGGAAGTTACTGGCTTACAGGTTATGGACAAGAAGCCAAATGGTTCCATAGCAGCTTCAAATGGTAGTTTAAGTGATAGAATGCGTGTTTCTCCCAAAATTGCGGCAATGGTTCAAGCAATGGATCATGATATAAAGGAATCTACGGAAGCTAATCCTTCGGAGAAACATCACGAGAGGAAAGATGTTTCAAGTGGCAAAAGCACAAAATTAAATGTTGTCTTGCcagaagagaagaagagtgaGAAATCTGAAATACAGAAGATGGATGATAATAAAGATTTGAGTTCTCCTGTTGTGGATAAAGAGCTTCCAAGCCCGTCTGCTCCACAACCATCTGATCATGTAACTGAAAAGCATGTCACCCATGCACCTGCTGCCCATACTGAAGCTGCTGCAACTGGTCTGAACTTGTCTCCTAAAGCTAACAATATTCATTCCCCTAATTCCTCTAAGAATTCACAG CCAAGCTCACCTTTTTCACCAAGGAAGTCCTTGCATTATGATGATAAGAAGCACGTGGACGATGAAGACAATTGGTCTGTTACTTCCTC CGTTGCATCTGCACGCACTGCCAAATGTAAGGTAACTGTTGGTTCAGCCCCTAACTTTAGATGCTCGGACCGTGCAGAGAAACGGAGAGAG TTTTATATGAAGTTAGAGGAGAAGCATCGAGCtcttgaagaagaaaaaaaccaGTATGAGGCAAGGAAAAAG GAAGAGGATGATGCTGCCATCAAACAGTTGAGAAAGAACCTGGTCATTAAGGCAAAACCAGTACCAAGCTTCTACTATGAGGGGCCACCCCCCAGGACTGAACTCAAGAAG CTCCCACTGACCCGCCCCAAGTCACCAAAACTCTCCCGGAGAAAGAGCTGTGGTGATGCTGCCAATGTACCTACTACACACATTTGTACTATAGGACGGCGCAGTGTCGACATGAACACGAAACATCATAACCCTGCCACTCACAAAACTAAGGACCCTGTCACTGGACGGAAGAGCAATGGCAATTTGAAAAGCAAAGAACGACCAAAACTGGATAAGGAAACAGCTCCTAAAATCAGAGAGCAGACAAATGCGGACATATCAGTCCAATCATGA
- the LOC108345592 gene encoding protein WVD2-like 1 isoform X3 encodes MGREVTGLQVMDKKPNGSIAASNGSLSDRMRVSPKIAAMVQAMDHDIKESTEANPSEKHHERKDVSSGKSTKLNVVLPEEKKSEKSEIQKMDDNKDLSSPVVDKELPSPSAPQPSDHVTEKHVTHAPAAHTEAAATGLNLSPKANNIHSPNSSKNSQPSSPFSPRKSLHYDDKKHVDDEDNWSVTSSSVASARTAKCKVTVGSAPNFRCSDRAEKRREFYMKLEEKHRALEEEKNQYEARKKEEDDAAIKQLRKNLVIKAKPVPSFYYEGPPPRTELKKLPLTRPKSPKLSRRKSCGDAANVPTTHICTIGRRSVDMNTKHHNPATHKTKDPVTGRKSNGNLKSKERPKLDKETAPKIREQTNADISVQS; translated from the exons ATGGGAAGGGAAGTTACTGGCTTACAGGTTATGGACAAGAAGCCAAATGGTTCCATAGCAGCTTCAAATGGTAGTTTAAGTGATAGAATGCGTGTTTCTCCCAAAATTGCGGCAATGGTTCAAGCAATGGATCATGATATAAAGGAATCTACGGAAGCTAATCCTTCGGAGAAACATCACGAGAGGAAAGATGTTTCAAGTGGCAAAAGCACAAAATTAAATGTTGTCTTGCcagaagagaagaagagtgaGAAATCTGAAATACAGAAGATGGATGATAATAAAGATTTGAGTTCTCCTGTTGTGGATAAAGAGCTTCCAAGCCCGTCTGCTCCACAACCATCTGATCATGTAACTGAAAAGCATGTCACCCATGCACCTGCTGCCCATACTGAAGCTGCTGCAACTGGTCTGAACTTGTCTCCTAAAGCTAACAATATTCATTCCCCTAATTCCTCTAAGAATTCACAG CCAAGCTCACCTTTTTCACCAAGGAAGTCCTTGCATTATGATGATAAGAAGCACGTGGACGATGAAGACAATTGGTCTGTTACTTCCTC TAGCGTTGCATCTGCACGCACTGCCAAATGTAAGGTAACTGTTGGTTCAGCCCCTAACTTTAGATGCTCGGACCGTGCAGAGAAACGGAGAGAG TTTTATATGAAGTTAGAGGAGAAGCATCGAGCtcttgaagaagaaaaaaaccaGTATGAGGCAAGGAAAAAG GAAGAGGATGATGCTGCCATCAAACAGTTGAGAAAGAACCTGGTCATTAAGGCAAAACCAGTACCAAGCTTCTACTATGAGGGGCCACCCCCCAGGACTGAACTCAAGAAG CTCCCACTGACCCGCCCCAAGTCACCAAAACTCTCCCGGAGAAAGAGCTGTGGTGATGCTGCCAATGTACCTACTACACACATTTGTACTATAGGACGGCGCAGTGTCGACATGAACACGAAACATCATAACCCTGCCACTCACAAAACTAAGGACCCTGTCACTGGACGGAAGAGCAATGGCAATTTGAAAAGCAAAGAACGACCAAAACTGGATAAGGAAACAGCTCCTAAAATCAGAGAGCAGACAAATGCGGACATATCAGTCCAATCATGA
- the LOC108345592 gene encoding protein WVD2-like 1 isoform X1 — MGCIKLDHESKSTMGREVTGLQVMDKKPNGSIAASNGSLSDRMRVSPKIAAMVQAMDHDIKESTEANPSEKHHERKDVSSGKSTKLNVVLPEEKKSEKSEIQKMDDNKDLSSPVVDKELPSPSAPQPSDHVTEKHVTHAPAAHTEAAATGLNLSPKANNIHSPNSSKNSQPSSPFSPRKSLHYDDKKHVDDEDNWSVTSSSVASARTAKCKVTVGSAPNFRCSDRAEKRREFYMKLEEKHRALEEEKNQYEARKKEEDDAAIKQLRKNLVIKAKPVPSFYYEGPPPRTELKKLPLTRPKSPKLSRRKSCGDAANVPTTHICTIGRRSVDMNTKHHNPATHKTKDPVTGRKSNGNLKSKERPKLDKETAPKIREQTNADISVQS, encoded by the exons ATGGGGTGTATTAAGTTAGACCATGAGAGCAAGAG CACCATGGGAAGGGAAGTTACTGGCTTACAGGTTATGGACAAGAAGCCAAATGGTTCCATAGCAGCTTCAAATGGTAGTTTAAGTGATAGAATGCGTGTTTCTCCCAAAATTGCGGCAATGGTTCAAGCAATGGATCATGATATAAAGGAATCTACGGAAGCTAATCCTTCGGAGAAACATCACGAGAGGAAAGATGTTTCAAGTGGCAAAAGCACAAAATTAAATGTTGTCTTGCcagaagagaagaagagtgaGAAATCTGAAATACAGAAGATGGATGATAATAAAGATTTGAGTTCTCCTGTTGTGGATAAAGAGCTTCCAAGCCCGTCTGCTCCACAACCATCTGATCATGTAACTGAAAAGCATGTCACCCATGCACCTGCTGCCCATACTGAAGCTGCTGCAACTGGTCTGAACTTGTCTCCTAAAGCTAACAATATTCATTCCCCTAATTCCTCTAAGAATTCACAG CCAAGCTCACCTTTTTCACCAAGGAAGTCCTTGCATTATGATGATAAGAAGCACGTGGACGATGAAGACAATTGGTCTGTTACTTCCTC TAGCGTTGCATCTGCACGCACTGCCAAATGTAAGGTAACTGTTGGTTCAGCCCCTAACTTTAGATGCTCGGACCGTGCAGAGAAACGGAGAGAG TTTTATATGAAGTTAGAGGAGAAGCATCGAGCtcttgaagaagaaaaaaaccaGTATGAGGCAAGGAAAAAG GAAGAGGATGATGCTGCCATCAAACAGTTGAGAAAGAACCTGGTCATTAAGGCAAAACCAGTACCAAGCTTCTACTATGAGGGGCCACCCCCCAGGACTGAACTCAAGAAG CTCCCACTGACCCGCCCCAAGTCACCAAAACTCTCCCGGAGAAAGAGCTGTGGTGATGCTGCCAATGTACCTACTACACACATTTGTACTATAGGACGGCGCAGTGTCGACATGAACACGAAACATCATAACCCTGCCACTCACAAAACTAAGGACCCTGTCACTGGACGGAAGAGCAATGGCAATTTGAAAAGCAAAGAACGACCAAAACTGGATAAGGAAACAGCTCCTAAAATCAGAGAGCAGACAAATGCGGACATATCAGTCCAATCATGA